Proteins co-encoded in one Bremerella sp. TYQ1 genomic window:
- the tnpA gene encoding IS200/IS605 family transposase — MPQSFARVYIHLIFSTRHRQQLIDESWAERLYEYIAGILKARGNELLLGGGIEDHVHLLFSMGREGNLAETVRDVKSISCRWIHDVIPNRSNFAWQSGYSAFSVSYSGLNDVKRYIAGQREHHQTRTFQDELRTFLKKHGIEYDEKYLWD, encoded by the coding sequence ATGCCCCAGTCGTTCGCCCGAGTTTACATTCACCTGATTTTTAGTACACGTCATCGCCAACAACTGATCGACGAAAGTTGGGCTGAAAGGCTTTACGAATATATCGCAGGAATTTTGAAGGCACGTGGCAACGAACTCCTGCTAGGTGGAGGAATAGAAGACCACGTTCACTTGTTGTTTTCGATGGGCCGAGAAGGAAACCTCGCAGAGACCGTTCGCGACGTGAAATCGATCTCGTGCCGTTGGATTCATGATGTGATTCCGAATCGAAGCAACTTTGCCTGGCAGTCGGGATATTCGGCGTTTTCGGTGAGTTATTCCGGATTAAACGACGTAAAACGATACATCGCCGGTCAGCGGGAACATCACCAAACGCGAACGTTTCAAGACGAATTGCGGACGTTCCTGAAGAAACATGGCATTGAATATGACGAGAAGTATTTATGGGATTGA
- a CDS encoding NHL repeat-containing protein, with amino-acid sequence MVLWTLQAGCLPPSGPSTEPEVIWGRRGVSEGLFEKPRAVAISPNNELFIVDMTARVQVFDLDGNFLRAWQIPEFYKGRPSGLSFDNDGNLLVADTHYNRMLVYTPDGKRLDEQTIGGVEGSEPGEFGFVTEAVQDSQGNYYISEYGQHDRVQKFDPEGNFLFQWGGHGSEPGQFIRPQNMVIDENDHIWIADACNHRIQVFDATGDEAKLIKIWGEQGSEPGKLGYPYDLVLDGKGHLYVVEYSNHRVQKFDLEGNSLGTWGSSGHDPGQLNSPWALILDPYDRVHVIDSENHRVQRIRL; translated from the coding sequence GTGGTACTCTGGACATTGCAAGCGGGTTGCCTTCCACCGAGTGGGCCCTCCACCGAACCAGAGGTGATCTGGGGGCGGCGGGGCGTTTCGGAGGGGCTTTTCGAAAAGCCTCGAGCCGTTGCGATCAGTCCCAACAACGAGCTTTTCATTGTCGATATGACCGCTCGGGTTCAGGTGTTCGATCTTGATGGCAACTTTCTACGGGCCTGGCAGATCCCTGAATTTTACAAGGGGCGGCCGTCAGGGCTATCGTTCGATAACGACGGAAACTTGTTGGTGGCCGATACCCACTACAACCGCATGCTGGTTTATACGCCGGATGGAAAACGCCTCGACGAGCAAACGATCGGCGGCGTCGAAGGCTCGGAGCCGGGCGAGTTTGGTTTTGTGACCGAAGCGGTGCAAGACTCTCAGGGCAACTACTACATCAGCGAGTATGGCCAACATGATCGTGTGCAGAAGTTCGATCCTGAGGGGAACTTTCTTTTTCAATGGGGCGGACATGGCAGCGAGCCAGGCCAGTTTATTCGTCCGCAGAATATGGTGATCGACGAAAACGATCACATTTGGATTGCCGATGCGTGTAACCACCGGATCCAAGTTTTCGACGCGACCGGCGATGAAGCAAAGTTGATCAAAATTTGGGGAGAGCAGGGGAGTGAGCCTGGCAAGCTTGGCTATCCCTACGATCTCGTCCTGGACGGCAAAGGGCATCTGTACGTGGTCGAATACAGCAACCACCGCGTGCAGAAGTTCGATTTAGAGGGTAACAGCCTCGGCACATGGGGCAGTTCCGGCCACGACCCTGGGCAACTCAACAGTCCCTGGGCATTGATCCTGGATCCCTACGACCGAGTCCACGTGATCGATTCCGAAAACCACCGCGTGCAACGAATTCGGTTGTAA
- a CDS encoding DUF6572 domain-containing protein, which produces MALAKTQIIDAVGICKQTGKVVLSLMDEEDWDEDQVHLELLEKKLATYLRFIESGDIRKAYPKSQGREIRIEIHGRDQPPGDGVQFLDQLAERVRQKGIEMLINYHGN; this is translated from the coding sequence ATGGCGTTGGCCAAAACGCAGATCATCGATGCCGTTGGAATCTGCAAACAGACCGGAAAAGTCGTTCTTTCGTTGATGGACGAAGAAGACTGGGACGAAGATCAGGTTCATCTTGAACTGCTCGAAAAGAAGCTGGCCACTTACCTGCGATTCATCGAAAGTGGGGACATTCGCAAGGCCTATCCGAAGTCGCAGGGACGAGAAATTCGGATAGAAATCCATGGACGCGATCAACCGCCTGGGGATGGCGTGCAGTTTCTGGATCAGCTGGCCGAACGTGTTCGGCAAAAGGGAATCGAAATGCTGATCAACTATCACGGCAATTAA